Proteins from a single region of Flaviflexus salsibiostraticola:
- a CDS encoding class I SAM-dependent RNA methyltransferase, with protein MRLQAGGPVHGGYTIARVDGRVILVEGAAPGETVEVEIDESEKLWKGIVTEVIEPSPDRVPHVWDTAGGAELGYLRRSAQLAWKTAVLEDAIGHLGGPLQGHLKDAGLNVRVREVGPGLGTRTRLDVDVDEEGRLAMHARGSDALVAIDHMPLAAPAINDILGSQDDWAGTWRPGDRVRLVAPTGQGPVVSVGKDVYKAPGRKIGARVVERAAGYSWEVTATGFWQTHEKAPVTLLDAVLKGVRLRKSDRVAEFYGGSGLFTLPLTDQARAVRMWEGTAASVRDAERNAPKAEITRASITPSLLASGSEGADVVIADPSRAGLGIKGATALAQSNAQAIALVSCDPAAMARDVRAMIENGRSVMSLAAFDLFPHTIHMEVVTILS; from the coding sequence GTGAGACTTCAAGCAGGAGGCCCCGTACACGGCGGCTACACAATCGCACGAGTCGACGGCCGGGTGATCCTCGTCGAGGGCGCCGCGCCGGGTGAGACCGTCGAGGTTGAGATCGACGAATCCGAGAAGCTGTGGAAGGGGATCGTCACCGAGGTCATCGAACCCTCACCCGACCGCGTTCCACACGTGTGGGACACGGCGGGTGGTGCCGAGCTCGGCTACCTCCGGCGCTCAGCGCAGCTCGCGTGGAAGACCGCCGTTCTTGAGGACGCGATCGGTCATCTCGGCGGCCCCCTCCAGGGCCACCTCAAGGACGCCGGCCTCAATGTCCGCGTGAGGGAGGTCGGGCCGGGGCTCGGCACGCGCACCCGCCTCGACGTCGATGTCGACGAGGAGGGCCGTCTCGCGATGCATGCGCGGGGGAGCGATGCTCTTGTCGCCATCGATCACATGCCGCTCGCGGCTCCCGCCATCAACGACATCCTTGGATCCCAGGATGACTGGGCCGGCACGTGGCGGCCGGGCGACCGGGTGCGGCTCGTCGCCCCCACCGGGCAGGGTCCCGTCGTCTCCGTCGGCAAGGACGTCTACAAGGCGCCCGGCCGGAAGATCGGTGCCCGCGTCGTCGAGCGTGCGGCCGGCTACTCGTGGGAGGTGACCGCAACCGGGTTCTGGCAGACGCATGAGAAGGCACCCGTCACCCTGCTCGACGCCGTCCTCAAGGGTGTGCGCCTGCGCAAGAGCGACCGCGTCGCCGAGTTCTACGGCGGGTCGGGGCTTTTCACGCTCCCGCTCACCGACCAGGCCCGGGCCGTCCGCATGTGGGAGGGCACGGCCGCCTCGGTGCGGGATGCGGAGCGCAATGCTCCCAAGGCCGAGATCACGCGAGCGTCGATTACGCCGAGCCTGCTCGCCAGCGGCTCGGAGGGGGCCGATGTCGTCATCGCCGACCCGTCGCGGGCCGGGCTCGGGATCAAGGGGGCGACGGCGCTCGCCCAATCGAATGCGCAGGCGATCGCCCTCGTCTCGTGCGACCCGGCGGCGATGGCGCGGGACGTGCGCGCCATGATCGAGAATGGGCGCTCTGTCATGTCGCTCGCAGCATTCGATCTCTTCCCGCACACGATCCATATGGAAGTCGTGACCATCCTCAGCTGA
- a CDS encoding DUF3093 domain-containing protein, whose protein sequence is MTDYSERLTPKATVLLGAGAFGATLGLLGLAFSLPATLAAIVVLGIGIPLALWALSPVVRVTHAGDGPTGVELQCGRAHIDLAHLGSARTLSPSELHDRIGIDSSTRDFVCFSPWVKSGVIVENIDETDPIAAWVICSRNPDRLVDSLTRRTPSR, encoded by the coding sequence GTGACGGACTATTCAGAACGGCTCACGCCGAAGGCCACGGTTCTCCTCGGCGCCGGCGCATTCGGCGCCACTCTCGGACTGCTCGGACTCGCCTTCTCGCTGCCCGCGACCCTGGCCGCCATCGTCGTCCTGGGGATCGGCATCCCGCTCGCGCTCTGGGCGCTGTCTCCCGTCGTGAGGGTGACGCATGCGGGTGACGGACCGACGGGCGTTGAGCTCCAGTGCGGACGCGCGCATATCGATCTCGCCCATCTCGGATCGGCGAGAACGCTCTCGCCGTCCGAGCTCCACGACAGGATCGGGATCGACTCGTCGACGCGCGACTTCGTCTGCTTCTCCCCGTGGGTGAAGTCAGGAGTCATCGTCGAGAATATCGATGAGACGGATCCCATAGCGGCCTGGGTGATCTGCAGTCGGAATCCCGACCGCCTGGTCGACTCGCTTACGAGGCGCACTCCGAGCAGATGA
- a CDS encoding potassium channel family protein, with translation MHYVIMGCGRVGASLAAELSDRGHSVAIIDQNPAAFSRLPDTFDGQQVTGVGFDREALEQAGIEQAAGFAAVSSGDNSNIIAARVVRETFGVSNVVARIYDPPRAAIYERFGVPTVPTVSWTTDQVLRRLIPLPAQVEMRSSAANLSVYSVQVGLPWLGRSVAELEDHLPLRVAFLVRGGEGVIPRDTTVIQKGDQVRVVASPDSINRIESVLAEGPKEQSE, from the coding sequence GTGCACTACGTCATTATGGGGTGCGGGCGAGTCGGTGCCTCGCTCGCCGCAGAACTGTCTGATCGCGGCCATTCCGTTGCCATCATCGATCAGAATCCCGCCGCGTTCTCTCGCCTGCCCGACACGTTCGACGGACAGCAGGTCACCGGCGTCGGCTTCGATCGGGAGGCCCTCGAGCAGGCTGGGATCGAGCAGGCCGCGGGCTTCGCGGCGGTCTCGTCCGGCGACAACTCGAACATCATCGCAGCCCGGGTTGTCCGCGAGACCTTCGGTGTCTCCAACGTCGTCGCCCGCATCTACGATCCCCCGCGAGCGGCGATCTACGAGCGCTTCGGCGTGCCCACGGTTCCGACTGTCTCGTGGACGACCGACCAGGTGCTCCGCCGCCTCATCCCCCTTCCCGCGCAGGTCGAGATGCGCAGCTCGGCCGCCAATCTCAGCGTCTACTCCGTCCAGGTGGGTCTGCCCTGGCTCGGTCGCTCGGTCGCCGAACTCGAAGACCATCTGCCGCTCCGCGTCGCGTTCCTCGTACGTGGTGGAGAGGGCGTGATCCCCCGCGACACCACCGTCATCCAGAAGGGCGATCAGGTCCGGGTCGTTGCATCCCCCGACAGCATCAACCGCATCGAGTCCGTACTCGCCGAGGGTCCGAAGGAGCAGAGCGAATGA
- a CDS encoding DUF3159 domain-containing protein, translating into MSDQQSDDRRLEELAEKKGLGAVVADDFSVWQAVGGVRGLTETVLPSILFVIVFTATGETVAAVAAAVGVVALSLVVRIIQRIDLSPALGGALGVAISALWAWRSGDAANYFAIGLWTNGAYLTVLLASILARWPLIGVAVALLRGENQSWRTDPAQQTRRRRYYAATWLWVGLFGARLAVQLPLYLAEDQVGALGVARVIMGPFLFALVAWFTWMLCREPSTQIVIGHHSDAEDSPEPEER; encoded by the coding sequence ATGAGCGACCAGCAGTCCGATGATAGGCGGCTCGAAGAGCTTGCCGAGAAGAAGGGTCTCGGCGCCGTCGTTGCGGACGACTTCTCCGTGTGGCAGGCGGTCGGGGGAGTCCGCGGACTCACCGAGACAGTGCTGCCCTCCATCCTCTTCGTCATCGTCTTCACGGCGACCGGCGAGACCGTCGCGGCCGTCGCCGCGGCAGTGGGCGTCGTCGCACTCTCCCTCGTCGTCCGGATCATCCAGCGGATCGACCTGAGTCCCGCTCTCGGCGGGGCGCTCGGGGTTGCGATCTCCGCACTGTGGGCGTGGCGCAGTGGCGATGCGGCGAACTATTTCGCTATCGGGCTGTGGACCAACGGCGCCTATCTCACCGTCCTGCTTGCCTCGATCCTCGCCCGCTGGCCCCTCATCGGCGTCGCAGTCGCCCTGCTCAGGGGAGAGAACCAGTCCTGGCGGACGGATCCGGCTCAGCAGACGAGGCGCCGACGCTACTATGCGGCGACCTGGCTGTGGGTCGGCCTCTTCGGAGCCCGCCTCGCCGTCCAGCTGCCGCTCTACCTCGCAGAGGACCAGGTGGGCGCTCTCGGCGTCGCCCGCGTCATCATGGGCCCGTTCCTTTTCGCCCTCGTCGCCTGGTTCACGTGGATGCTGTGCCGCGAGCCGTCGACTCAGATCGTCATCGGTCACCACTCCGATGCCGAGGACAGCCCGGAGCCCGAGGAGCGCTGA
- the sepH gene encoding septation protein SepH, which produces MSSRRTHMLELEFLGIQPDGSHMTLNDSEGNRYSLPITDELRAALRRDRVPSPTEEPRPMSPKDIQAHFRAGRSLEELSDMTTMPASQLSPYEHPILAEREYTANQARSFRIGHEIGSLTVDELVTSRLRSRDVNPEDIAWTAVRQVGRPWTLTATYTVAGRETTASWTINQDTSSLTAINDEARWLSETEIPVKDSPWRPLASTARAAEEPQEDEKDSEIVSMLDTLSARRGTKQPMVLDDDESYPPAAHPPASRPDEATDATVLSLPPRPDRSSREETAADELAPRPEVPSPDDAPDEAETKEQRPRLTGADDTSSEPDSGENDDALIAEPAKDKRRRRRPGDRPAMPSWDEIVFGHPKE; this is translated from the coding sequence ATGTCATCAAGGAGGACTCACATGCTCGAGCTCGAGTTCCTCGGGATACAGCCCGATGGAAGCCACATGACGCTGAATGACTCAGAGGGCAATCGGTATTCTCTGCCGATCACCGACGAGCTTCGCGCCGCCCTTCGGCGCGACCGCGTCCCGAGCCCGACTGAGGAGCCTCGGCCCATGTCGCCGAAGGACATCCAGGCCCACTTCCGGGCAGGCCGCTCGCTCGAGGAGCTGTCCGACATGACGACGATGCCGGCCTCGCAGCTCTCGCCCTACGAACATCCGATCCTCGCCGAGCGCGAATACACGGCGAACCAGGCACGCTCGTTTCGCATCGGCCACGAGATCGGCTCCCTCACGGTCGACGAGCTCGTCACGTCCCGGCTCAGGTCGCGCGATGTCAACCCCGAGGACATTGCATGGACGGCGGTGAGGCAGGTCGGTCGGCCATGGACCCTCACGGCCACGTACACGGTCGCGGGGCGGGAGACCACTGCGAGCTGGACGATCAACCAGGACACGAGCTCACTGACAGCGATCAATGATGAGGCGAGGTGGCTCTCTGAGACGGAGATCCCGGTCAAGGATTCGCCCTGGCGGCCGCTTGCCTCGACAGCACGCGCCGCCGAGGAGCCCCAGGAGGACGAGAAGGACTCCGAGATCGTCTCGATGCTCGACACGCTCTCGGCCCGCCGGGGAACCAAGCAGCCGATGGTGCTCGACGACGATGAGAGTTATCCGCCCGCCGCTCATCCCCCCGCATCGCGACCCGACGAGGCCACGGACGCGACCGTGCTGTCCCTGCCGCCGCGCCCCGACCGCTCGTCCCGCGAGGAGACGGCCGCCGACGAGCTGGCGCCCCGCCCCGAGGTGCCCTCGCCCGATGATGCCCCTGACGAGGCTGAGACGAAGGAGCAGCGCCCTCGGCTCACCGGCGCAGATGACACGAGCAGTGAGCCGGACTCAGGCGAGAACGATGACGCTCTGATCGCTGAGCCTGCCAAAGACAAGAGACGCCGGCGGCGTCCCGGCGATCGGCCCGCCATGCCGTCCTGGGATGAGATTGTCTTCGGTCACCCGAAGGAGTGA
- a CDS encoding prevent-host-death protein, translated as MTLSYDLPVATRRSSDLSKHSAEVFAEAEDHPVTVTRRDGESLVLMSQREADARAELLQIAASLITVSLEDGPLTERMASLYPWIYALSTEDRERCARDLIDAARASFSTHQPHMVVAKLTSWRETATAIAAGLGSQPVEWLEEDDDMVGGALVERP; from the coding sequence ATGACACTCTCATATGACCTCCCCGTGGCCACCCGGCGTTCCTCGGACCTGAGCAAGCACTCGGCCGAGGTGTTCGCGGAGGCAGAGGACCACCCTGTCACGGTGACCCGCCGCGATGGCGAGTCCCTGGTGCTCATGTCACAGCGCGAAGCCGATGCCCGGGCAGAACTCCTGCAGATCGCCGCTTCGCTCATCACGGTGTCCCTCGAAGACGGCCCCCTGACCGAGCGCATGGCCAGCTTGTACCCATGGATATACGCGCTGAGCACTGAGGACCGAGAGAGGTGCGCTCGGGACCTCATCGACGCCGCGCGGGCATCGTTCTCAACGCATCAGCCTCACATGGTGGTCGCCAAGCTCACCAGCTGGCGCGAGACGGCCACGGCAATCGCCGCAGGGCTGGGATCCCAGCCGGTCGAGTGGCTCGAGGAAGATGACGATATGGTCGGCGGTGCGCTCGTCGAGCGCCCTTGA
- a CDS encoding abortive infection family protein, which yields MRIGRLVAGAQLTAVALNALPDPQSIQDHLHRLADSVDTDPRLAVSTAKALIESTAKCVLTARERSYTRSAKVPALVNAAQESLGLAAKSVSDEDRALRQALQSLVTLTQSVTEIRNSVGIDHGAEEVPRWVRPRHARLVVGAAQVWCQLMLETLADLDAPWRHSKS from the coding sequence GTGCGCATTGGCCGGCTCGTAGCCGGTGCACAACTGACCGCGGTCGCGCTCAATGCTCTTCCTGATCCGCAATCCATTCAGGATCACCTGCACAGGCTCGCCGACAGTGTCGACACAGATCCTCGGCTCGCTGTCAGCACCGCCAAGGCTCTGATCGAGTCGACTGCTAAGTGCGTACTCACTGCCCGTGAGCGGAGCTACACCCGCTCGGCGAAGGTACCTGCCCTGGTCAACGCCGCCCAAGAGTCTCTCGGCCTCGCAGCCAAGTCTGTCAGCGACGAGGATCGGGCGCTTCGCCAGGCCCTGCAGTCGTTGGTCACCCTAACTCAAAGCGTTACCGAGATCAGGAACAGCGTCGGCATCGACCACGGAGCCGAAGAGGTGCCGAGGTGGGTGCGTCCGCGACACGCCCGCCTGGTCGTCGGGGCGGCTCAGGTCTGGTGCCAGCTCATGCTGGAGACGCTGGCCGATTTGGACGCACCCTGGCGTCACTCGAAGTCCTGA
- a CDS encoding DUF4193 domain-containing protein — MATDYDAPRKRDEDIEEDSLEGLKTRRSDHQSGSVDVDEAEAADSYELPGADLSNVELTVSVLPAQADEFTCSECFLVHHRSQLAYEKDGMLICSECAS, encoded by the coding sequence ATGGCGACTGATTATGATGCACCTCGCAAGCGCGATGAAGATATCGAGGAGGATTCCCTCGAGGGTCTGAAGACGAGGCGGTCTGATCACCAGTCCGGTTCGGTCGACGTCGATGAGGCCGAAGCCGCGGATTCCTATGAGCTTCCCGGCGCCGACCTGTCGAACGTCGAGCTCACGGTGTCAGTCCTGCCCGCTCAGGCGGACGAGTTCACGTGCTCCGAATGCTTCCTCGTGCACCACCGCTCCCAGCTCGCCTACGAGAAGGACGGCATGCTCATCTGCTCGGAGTGCGCCTCGTAA
- the acnA gene encoding aconitate hydratase AcnA — protein sequence MSVDSFQAKSTLTVGDTAYEIYRLDAVPGMEKLPFSLKVLGENLLRTEDGANVTKEHIEAIASWDPEADPDKEIQFTPARVVMQDFTGVPCVVDLATMREAVVELGGNPESINPLNPAELVIDHSVQIDAYGTNQALEINIEREYERNGERYQFLRWGQGAFENFKVVPPGTGIVHQVNIEYLARVTMTAEDNGALVAYPDTCVGTDSHTTMVNGLGVLGWGVGGIEAEAAMLGQPISMLIPRVVGFKLKGEIPAGTTATDVVLTITEMLREHGVVGKFVEFYGEGVAEVPLANRATIGNMSPEFGCTAAIFPIDDVTLDYMRLTSRSEDQIALTKAYSMEQGLWHDPAAEPRYSEYLELDLSTVVPSIAGPKRPQDRVPLTESKASFAGTLPDYISGKGLQPTELDRAVEMTMDASDPVAVNSLDDSAASAPADPDQASDRPHRRVPITMPDGTETELDHGDVVIASITSCTNTSNPSVMLAAALLAKKAADLGLTSKPWVKTSMAPGSKVVTDYYEKAGLWPSLEALGFNLVGYGCTTCIGNSGPLPEDISRVVNEEDLTVVSVLSGNRNFEGRINPDVKMNYLASPPLVIAYALAGTMDFDFDSDPLGQDQLGKDVFLADIWPSQHEVDEVIEATVDSDMFRDNYASVFDGDERWKALTTPEGNTFEWDDDSTYVRKAPFFDGMTADPQPVEDITGARVLAKLGDSVTTDHISPAGAIKADSPAGRYLTEHGIARRDFNSYGSRRGNHEVMIRGTFANIRLRNQLLDNVEGGFTKNLLTGEQESIYDASIAYQEAGIPLVVLGGKEYGSGSSRDWAAKGTALLGVKAVITESFERIHRSNLIGMGVLPLEYPAGETAESLGLDGSETFSISGITALNEGTTPKTVTVTATKDSGEETVFDANVRIDTPGEADYFRHGGILQYVLRQIADK from the coding sequence GTGAGCGTCGACAGCTTCCAAGCGAAATCAACCCTGACTGTCGGGGATACGGCCTACGAGATCTATCGCCTGGACGCGGTTCCGGGCATGGAGAAGCTGCCGTTCAGCCTGAAGGTTCTGGGCGAGAACCTGTTGCGCACCGAGGACGGCGCGAACGTGACGAAGGAGCACATCGAGGCGATCGCCTCGTGGGATCCCGAGGCTGATCCGGACAAGGAGATCCAGTTCACGCCGGCACGTGTCGTCATGCAGGACTTCACGGGCGTGCCCTGCGTCGTCGACCTCGCCACCATGCGCGAGGCCGTCGTCGAGCTCGGCGGCAACCCCGAGTCGATCAATCCTCTCAACCCGGCCGAACTCGTCATCGACCACTCGGTGCAGATCGATGCCTACGGCACGAACCAGGCGCTGGAGATCAACATCGAGCGCGAGTACGAGCGCAACGGCGAGCGCTACCAGTTCCTCCGCTGGGGCCAGGGCGCCTTCGAGAACTTCAAGGTCGTCCCCCCGGGTACCGGAATCGTCCACCAGGTCAACATCGAGTACCTGGCGCGGGTGACGATGACCGCGGAGGACAACGGCGCACTCGTCGCCTACCCCGACACCTGCGTCGGCACCGACTCCCACACGACGATGGTCAACGGCCTCGGCGTCCTCGGCTGGGGCGTGGGCGGCATCGAGGCAGAGGCGGCCATGCTCGGCCAGCCGATCTCGATGCTCATTCCCCGCGTCGTCGGCTTCAAGCTCAAGGGCGAGATCCCCGCGGGTACGACGGCCACCGACGTCGTCCTCACGATCACCGAGATGCTCCGCGAGCACGGCGTGGTCGGCAAGTTCGTCGAGTTCTACGGCGAGGGCGTCGCCGAGGTCCCGCTCGCGAACCGCGCGACCATCGGCAACATGTCGCCCGAGTTCGGGTGCACGGCCGCGATCTTCCCCATCGACGATGTCACGCTCGATTACATGCGGCTGACCAGCCGTTCGGAGGACCAGATCGCCCTGACGAAGGCCTACTCGATGGAGCAGGGCCTCTGGCACGATCCGGCCGCCGAGCCGCGCTACTCGGAGTACCTCGAGCTCGACCTGTCGACGGTCGTCCCGTCGATCGCCGGCCCGAAGCGCCCGCAGGACCGCGTCCCCCTCACCGAATCGAAGGCCTCCTTCGCGGGCACACTGCCCGACTACATCTCCGGCAAGGGCCTCCAGCCGACCGAGCTCGATCGCGCTGTGGAGATGACGATGGATGCCTCGGATCCCGTCGCCGTCAACAGCCTCGATGACTCGGCCGCCAGCGCACCCGCCGACCCGGATCAGGCCTCGGATCGCCCCCATCGTCGGGTGCCGATCACGATGCCGGACGGCACGGAGACCGAGCTCGACCACGGCGATGTCGTCATCGCCTCGATCACCTCGTGCACGAATACGTCGAACCCGTCCGTCATGCTCGCGGCGGCCCTCCTCGCGAAGAAGGCGGCCGATCTCGGGCTCACGTCGAAGCCCTGGGTGAAGACGTCGATGGCGCCCGGCTCGAAGGTCGTGACCGACTACTACGAGAAGGCGGGCCTGTGGCCCTCGCTCGAGGCGCTGGGCTTCAACCTCGTCGGCTACGGCTGCACGACCTGCATCGGCAACTCCGGTCCGCTGCCCGAGGACATCTCCCGCGTCGTCAACGAGGAGGATCTCACGGTTGTCTCCGTCCTCTCCGGCAACCGCAACTTCGAAGGCCGGATCAACCCGGACGTCAAGATGAACTACCTGGCGTCCCCGCCGCTCGTCATCGCCTACGCCCTCGCGGGCACGATGGACTTCGACTTCGACTCGGATCCCCTTGGCCAGGACCAGCTCGGCAAGGACGTGTTCCTCGCCGACATCTGGCCGTCCCAGCACGAGGTCGACGAGGTCATCGAGGCGACCGTCGATTCGGACATGTTCCGGGACAACTACGCCTCCGTCTTCGATGGCGACGAGCGCTGGAAGGCGCTGACGACGCCCGAGGGCAACACCTTCGAGTGGGATGATGACTCGACCTACGTCCGCAAGGCCCCGTTCTTCGACGGCATGACGGCCGACCCGCAGCCGGTCGAGGACATCACCGGCGCCCGGGTACTCGCCAAGCTCGGCGATTCGGTCACGACCGACCACATCTCCCCGGCTGGTGCGATCAAGGCGGATTCCCCGGCCGGTCGCTACCTGACCGAGCACGGGATCGCCCGCAGGGATTTCAACTCCTACGGATCGCGCCGCGGTAACCACGAGGTCATGATCCGCGGCACCTTCGCGAACATCCGTCTGCGCAACCAGCTGCTCGACAATGTCGAGGGCGGGTTCACGAAGAACCTGCTGACCGGTGAGCAGGAGTCGATCTACGACGCGTCGATTGCCTACCAGGAGGCCGGCATTCCCCTCGTCGTCCTCGGCGGCAAGGAATACGGCTCGGGATCCTCGCGCGACTGGGCCGCGAAGGGCACCGCGCTGCTCGGCGTCAAGGCCGTCATCACCGAGTCATTCGAGCGCATCCACCGCTCTAACCTCATCGGTATGGGCGTGCTCCCGCTCGAGTACCCGGCCGGCGAGACGGCGGAGTCGCTCGGTCTGGACGGCTCGGAGACCTTTTCGATCTCGGGGATCACGGCACTCAACGAGGGCACCACCCCGAAGACCGTCACGGTCACCGCGACAAAGGACAGCGGCGAGGAGACCGTCTTCGATGCGAACGTCCGCATCGACACACCCGGTGAGGCCGACTACTTCCGCCACGGCGGCATCCTCCAGTACGTGCTGCGTCAAATTGCGGATAAGTGA
- a CDS encoding DUF3710 domain-containing protein gives MALFSRRRKTDAVDEAQDSVERPEPATDGPFDIADAESVEGMLDLGVLHLPRESGVRVQFTINRATRSAIGALVQMVGSSVTLTVLAAPKSDTLWPDMRDELVESITSGGGTASFREGPFGPEVEALIPKPEVNETRHVRLVGVDGPRWMLRAEIVGQAVMDSEAREAVYDYLRRVVVDRGSDPHPVRDVIELTMPESAQIRVDEKLGRPVVRRPNGPELPELR, from the coding sequence GTGGCACTATTCTCGCGCAGGAGAAAGACCGATGCGGTCGATGAGGCGCAGGATTCCGTCGAGCGACCCGAGCCGGCGACCGACGGACCGTTCGACATTGCGGACGCGGAGAGCGTCGAGGGGATGCTCGATCTCGGGGTGCTCCACCTGCCGCGCGAGAGCGGAGTCCGTGTCCAGTTCACCATCAACAGGGCGACGCGGAGCGCAATCGGCGCGCTCGTCCAGATGGTCGGCTCCTCTGTCACGCTCACGGTGCTCGCGGCACCGAAGTCCGACACGCTGTGGCCGGACATGCGCGATGAGCTGGTCGAGTCGATCACGAGCGGCGGGGGCACCGCGAGCTTCCGTGAGGGCCCATTCGGACCGGAGGTCGAGGCCCTCATTCCGAAGCCCGAGGTCAACGAGACCCGTCACGTGCGCCTCGTCGGTGTCGATGGGCCGCGCTGGATGCTGCGGGCAGAGATCGTCGGCCAGGCTGTGATGGATTCCGAGGCGCGCGAGGCCGTGTATGACTACCTGAGGAGAGTCGTCGTCGACCGCGGCAGCGACCCCCATCCGGTCCGCGACGTCATCGAGCTCACGATGCCCGAATCCGCTCAGATTCGGGTGGATGAGAAGCTCGGCAGGCCCGTCGTCCGCAGGCCCAATGGGCCGGAGCTGCCCGAGCTGCGGTGA
- a CDS encoding potassium channel family protein, translating into MKVLIAGAGSVGRSIARELSGMSHDVTLVDKEPTAMRVATVPNVEWQLADACDPNALLEAGIDDCDIVVAATGDDKSNLVTSMLSKLVYGVPRVIARVNNPRNEWLFDENWGVDVPVSTPRIMTSLVQEALSEGDLVRMTRFHRSGASMFQTHLPETAPVVGMTVGEIVLPPGAVLTAIVRDGIPLNAERDLTLETGDQVLIILSDEAERDLDLISELMGAGSLDRDA; encoded by the coding sequence ATGAAGGTCCTCATCGCAGGAGCCGGCTCGGTCGGCCGGTCGATCGCGCGCGAGCTGTCGGGCATGAGCCACGACGTCACACTCGTCGACAAGGAGCCGACCGCGATGCGGGTGGCCACTGTCCCCAACGTTGAGTGGCAGCTGGCGGATGCGTGCGATCCGAATGCGCTGCTCGAGGCCGGAATCGATGACTGCGACATCGTCGTGGCCGCCACCGGCGACGATAAGTCGAACCTCGTCACCTCGATGCTGTCGAAGCTCGTCTACGGGGTTCCCCGCGTCATCGCCCGCGTCAACAACCCCCGCAATGAATGGCTCTTCGACGAGAACTGGGGCGTCGACGTTCCAGTCTCGACCCCGAGGATCATGACCTCACTCGTCCAGGAGGCACTCTCTGAGGGCGACCTCGTCCGCATGACCAGATTCCACCGCTCCGGCGCGTCGATGTTCCAGACCCATCTGCCCGAGACCGCGCCAGTCGTCGGTATGACTGTCGGCGAGATCGTCCTTCCGCCGGGAGCGGTGCTCACCGCCATCGTCCGCGACGGCATACCGCTCAACGCAGAGCGCGACCTCACACTCGAGACAGGCGATCAGGTACTCATCATCCTGTCCGACGAGGCGGAGCGGGACCTGGACCTCATCAGCGAGCTCATGGGCGCTGGCTCACTCGACCGCGACGCCTGA
- a CDS encoding OB-fold nucleic acid binding domain-containing protein: MTRGEAEFTGRIHSLTLPGAGAHPTLRVQVENENGGVELVFVGYRSLPGFQIGRTITARGRMAPGARMYNPSYWLKAETHERPAVR; this comes from the coding sequence GTGACAAGGGGAGAGGCCGAGTTCACCGGCCGCATCCACTCACTCACCCTCCCGGGGGCGGGGGCTCATCCCACTCTGCGAGTTCAGGTCGAGAACGAGAACGGCGGCGTCGAGCTCGTCTTCGTCGGCTACCGGTCTCTTCCCGGCTTCCAGATCGGGCGCACGATCACCGCACGGGGCCGCATGGCACCGGGCGCCCGCATGTACAACCCGTCCTATTGGCTGAAGGCAGAGACCCATGAGCGACCAGCAGTCCGATGA